In Carassius auratus strain Wakin chromosome 46, ASM336829v1, whole genome shotgun sequence, the following proteins share a genomic window:
- the LOC113064376 gene encoding proteinase-activated receptor 1-like, whose amino-acid sequence MGIKTLLFLVVIAHTCMATFNDTSVSNFEQTDEPIDDKKSSNQTFHEFGSGAPVNCVGSFTTRPDNISTLDQAKLNSSSLSISEEAVDFLKGPVVTRIMPSFYIVIILISLPLNALALVTFTCKIRVKKPAVIYMSHLACVDLLFTLLLPLKIHYQLNASDWVFGEAVCRVISAAYYCYMYCSILLMMCMSVDRLLAVVFPVASLTWRSARKTTYICVLVWLLAIAGTVPLLSIRQTFKIKDVGITCHDVQIHYKLYVYLFFTLTCVYFFVPLIITLVSYSIIIYVLRVKSDLLAISPSSSGSRRRAVIMAIAVLTEFGLCFAPSNCILWYHCYILATGNNSEDEDSSYSAYLLALCLGSTSVFLDPLLYYYGSSQSRQKISSVFRREKTTSSCNTQTKSTDATKIRLLVFHNL is encoded by the exons ATGGGGAtcaaaacattattgtttttagTTGTAATCGCCCATACATGCATGGCCACCTTTAATG ATACCTCTGTGAGTAACTTTGAACAGACTGATGAGCCAATTGATGACAAGAAGTCTTCAAACCAGACGTTTCATGAATTTGGTTCAGGAGCACCAG TCAACTGTGTTGGCAGTTTTACTACTAGACCAGACAATATTTCTACTCTGGACCAAGCAAAGCTCAACTCCTCCTCATTGTCCATCTCAGAAGAGGCTGTTGACTTCCTTAAAGGCCCAGTGGTCACACGCATCATGCCCTCGTTCTACATCGTCATCATCCTCATTAGTTTGCCCCTGAATGCTTTGGCCTTGGTGACGTTCACATGTAAGATTCGAGTGAAGAAACCAGCTGTGATCTACATGTCTCACCTGGCGTGTGTGGACCTGCTCTTCACTCTGCTGCTGCCTCTGAAGATCCACTACCAGCTGAACGCTTCAGATTGGGTGTTCGGTGAGGCGGTGTGTCGTGTGATCAGTGCAGCTTACTACTGCTACATGTACTGCTCCATACTGCTGATGATGTGCATGAGTGTGGACAGGCTGCTGGCCGTGGTGTTTCCCGTTGCCTCTCTGACCTGGAGGAGTGCAAGGAAAACCACATACATATGTGTGCTGGTCTGGCTGCTGGCGATCGCTGGTACAGTGCCACTTCTCTCAATAAGACAAACATTCAAGATCAAGGATGTGGGCATCACCTGTCATGATGTGCAGATCCATTACAAGCTGTATGTGTACCTGTTCTTCACCCTAACCTGCGTCTACTTCTTTGTGCCACTAATCATCACCTTAGTGAGCTACTCCATCATCATATATGTGCTCCGTGTAAAGTCTGATCTCTTAGCTATATCACCCTCATCTTCAGGCAGTCGAAGGAGAGCTGTGATTATGGCTATCGCCGTTCTGACTGAGTTTGGATTGTGCTTTGCTCCATCCAATTGCATCCTGTGGTACCACTGTTATATTTTAGCAACTGGAAACAACAGTGAGGATGAGGATTCATCATATTCTGCTTACCTGTTGGCTTTGTGTTTGGGGAGCACAAGTGTTTTTCTGGACCCTCTGCTGTACTACTACGGCTCGTCTCAGAGCAGACAGAAGATCAGCTCTGTGTTTAGGAGGGAAAAAACAACCTCATCATGTAACACACAGACCAAATCCACAGATGCTACTAAAATCAGGCTTTTGGTTTTCCATAACTTATAA
- the LOC113064377 gene encoding proteinase-activated receptor 1-like isoform X2 yields the protein MSSSHWNAHPPRALEAHLRADRAVICSYSDSRLFKTAFFSLKSLFYFRTKLYFLFYKRAAETDVMEIRTILFVILNAHTCTAIFNGPSGRSFHIQHHYETQTYEPIDFNMDETSPDSYLFPNETRKGRVTETRQQASLSNKGGHPCNVTDLNGTKCNQTLVLILKISKEAVDFLKGPVVTRIMPSFYIIIILISLPLNALALVTFTCKIREKKPAVIYMSHLACVDLLFTLLLPLKIHYQLNASDWVFGEAVCRVISAAYYCYMYCSILLMMCISVDRLLAVVFPVASLTWRKARNASFICTLVWLLAIAGTVPLLSVKQTFKIKHVGVTCHDALIHDDPTDQLYMYLFFILSCLYYFVPLIVTLVSYSIIIYALRTKSNQFTKSSSLSDKKRRAVIMAIVVLMVFVMCFAPTNGILLYHCVQLAQMNSRKEDSSYVATIPEINTKMGDSSYAAYLLAVCLGSVSVFLDPLLYYYGSSQSRQKIKSVFWWRLGKTTLSNSNTETKSSFVSCEYSQAHVKVGIVST from the exons ATGTCATCATCACACTGGAACGCACATCCTCCTCGCGCGCTCGAGGCACACCTCAGAGCAGACCGAGCTGTTATATGTTCATATAGCGACTCACGACTTTTCAAAACTGCTTTCTTCAGTTTGAAGAGTTTGTTTTACTTTCGAACTAAATTATACTTTTTGTTTTACAAACGGGCAGCAGAAACGGACGTTATGGAAATCAGAACTATCTTGTTTGTAATTCTAAATGCGCACACATGCACTGCCATCTTTAACG GCCCCTCTGGACGCAGTTTTCATATTCAGCATCACTATGAAACCCAGACTTATGAGCCGATTGACTTCAATATGGATGAGACATCGCCTGACTCTTATttatttccaaatgaaactcgTAAAG gtCGGGTTACAGAGACACGCCAACAAGCGTCCCTATCTAATAAAGGAGGACATCCATGTAATGTCACTGATCTGAATGGAACAAAATGCAACCAGACTCTAGTCCTGATACTCAAGATCTCAAAAGAAGCTGTTGATTTCCTCAAAGGCCCAGTGGTCACACGCATCATGCCCTCATtctacatcatcatcatcctcattagTTTGCCCCTGAATGCTTTGGCCTTGGTAACATTCACCTGTAAGATTCGAGAGAAGAAACCAGCTGTGATCTACATGTCTCACCTGGCGTGTGTGGACCTGCTCTTCACCCTGCTGCTGCCTCTGAAGATCCACTACCAGCTGAACGCTTCAGATTGGGTGTTCGGTGAGGCGGTGTGTCGTGTGATCAGTGCAGCTTACTACTGCTACATGTACTGCTCCATACTGCTGATGATGTGCATAAGTGTGGACAGGCTGCTGGCCGTGGTGTTTCCCGTTGCCTCTCTGACCTGGAGGAAAGCAAGGAATGCCTCATTCATATGCACATTAGTCTGGCTGCTGGCGATCGCTGGTACTGTGCCACTTCTCTCAGTGAAACAAACATTCAAGATCAAGCATGTGGGTGTCACATGCCATGATGCTCTGATACATGATGACCCTACGGATCAGCTGTACATGTACCTGTTCTTCATCCTCTCCTGCCTCTACTACTTTGTGCCACTTATTGTCACCTTAGTGAGTTATTCCATCATCATATATGCGCTTCGTACCAAGTCTAATCAATTTACTAAATCCTCATCACTCTCAGATAAAAAAAGGAGAGCTGTGATTATGGCTATTGTCGTGCTGATGGTGTTTGTGATGTGCTTTGCTCCAACCAATGGCATCCTGTTGTACCACTGTGTTCAATTAGCTCAAATGAACAGCAGGAAGGAAGACTCATCATATGTGGCAACTATTCCTGAAATCAACACCAAGATGGGAGATTCTTCATATGCGGCTTACCTGTTGGCTGTGTGTTTGGGGAGTGTAAGTGTTTTTCTGGACCCTCTTCTGTACTATTACGGCTCGTCTCAGAGCAGACAGAAGATCAAGTCTGTGTTTTGGTGGAGATTGGGGAAAACCACCTTATCAAATTCAAACACTGAGACAAAATCCTCTTTTGTGAGTTGTGAGTACAGCCAGGCGCACGTTAAGGTGGGAATTGTTTCAACATAG
- the LOC113064375 gene encoding proteinase-activated receptor 1-like, which yields MGIKTLLFLVVIAHICIATFNESSVSNFEQTDGPVDDKKSSNQTFNEFGSGAPEKFMVGSFAAIPDILSSRNQAELNSSSLSISDEADDFLKGLLVTRIMPSFYIVIILISLPLNALALVTFTCKIREKKPAVIYMSHLACVDLLFTLLLPLKIHYQLNASDWVFGEAVCRVISAAYYCYMYCSILLMMCMSVDRLLAVVFPIPSLTWRSARKATYICVLVWLLAIAGTVPLLSIRQTFKIKDVGTTCHDVLIYVNSADRLYMYLFFILSCLYYFAPLIITLVSYSTIIYALCVKSDPLATSPSSSGSRRRAVIMAIAVLTEFVLCFAPSNCILWYHCYLLATGNNSGQGDSSYAAYLLAVCLGSTSVFLDPLLYYYGSSQSRQKISSVFRRENTTSSCNTQTKSTDATKNRLLVKCEKN from the exons ATGGGGAtcaaaacattattgtttttagTTGTAATCGCACATATATGCATTGCCACCTTTAATG AGAGCTCTGTGAGTAACTTTGAACAGACTGATGGGCCAGTTGATGACAAGAAGTCTTCAAACCAGACGTTTAATGAATTTGGTTCAGGAGCACCAG AGAAATTTATGGTAGGCAGTTTTGCTGCTATACCAGACATTTTGTCCTCTCGGAACCAAGCAGAGCTCAACTCCTCCTCATTGTCTATCTCAGACGAGGCTGATGATTTCCTCAAAGGTCTGCTGGTCACACGCATCATGCCCTCATTCTACATCGTCATCATCCTCATTAGTTTGCCCCTGAATGCTTTGGCCTTGGTGACGTTCACATGTAAGATTCGAGAGAAGAAACCAGCTGTGATCTACATGTCTCACCTGGCGTGTGTGGACCTGCTCTTCACTCTTCTGCTGCCTCTGAAGATCCACTACCAGCTGAACGCTTCAGATTGGGTGTTCGGTGAGGCAGTGTGTCGTGTGATCAGTGCAGCTTACTACTGCTACATGTACTGCTCCATACTGCTGATGATGTGCATGAGTGTGGACAGGCTGCTGGCCGTGGTGTTTCCCATCCCCTCTCTGACCTGGAGGAGCGCAAGGAAAGCCACATACATATGTGTGCTGGTCTGGCTGCTGGCGATCGCTGGTACAGTGCCACTTCTCTCAATAAGACAAACATTCAAGATCAAGGATGTGGGCACCACCTGTCATGATGTGCTGATCTATGTCAATTCTGCAGATCGGCTGTACATGTACCTGTTCTTCATTCTCTCCTGCCTCTACTATTTTGCGCCATTAATCATCACCTTAGTTAGCTACTCCACCATCATATATGCGCTCTGTGTAAAGTCTGATCCTTTAGCTACATCGCCCTCATCTTCAGGCAGCCGAAGGAGAGCTGTGATTATGGCTATCGCTGTGCTGACTGAGTTTGTGTTGTGCTTTGCTCCATCCAATTGCATCCTGTGGTACCACTGTTATCTTTTAGCTACTGGGAACAACAGTGGCCAGGGAGATTCATCATATGCAGCTTACCTGTTGGCTGTGTGTTTGGGGAGCACAAGTGTTTTTCTGGACCCTCTGCTGTACTACTACGGCTCGTCTCAGAGCAGACAGAAGATCAGCTCTGTGTTTAGGAGGGAAAACACAACCTCATCATGTAACACACAGACCAAATCCACAGATGCTACTAAAAACAGGCTTTTGGTAAAGTGTGAAAAAAACTGA
- the LOC113064377 gene encoding proteinase-activated receptor 1-like isoform X1 produces the protein MSSSHWNAHPPRALEAHLRADRAVICSYSDSRLFKTAFFSLKSLFYFRTKLYFLFYKRAAETDVMEIRTILFVILNAHTCTAIFNVSAEDSLAENTTIVQPAYPQDLHEKPRNGPSGRSFHIQHHYETQTYEPIDFNMDETSPDSYLFPNETRKGRVTETRQQASLSNKGGHPCNVTDLNGTKCNQTLVLILKISKEAVDFLKGPVVTRIMPSFYIIIILISLPLNALALVTFTCKIREKKPAVIYMSHLACVDLLFTLLLPLKIHYQLNASDWVFGEAVCRVISAAYYCYMYCSILLMMCISVDRLLAVVFPVASLTWRKARNASFICTLVWLLAIAGTVPLLSVKQTFKIKHVGVTCHDALIHDDPTDQLYMYLFFILSCLYYFVPLIVTLVSYSIIIYALRTKSNQFTKSSSLSDKKRRAVIMAIVVLMVFVMCFAPTNGILLYHCVQLAQMNSRKEDSSYVATIPEINTKMGDSSYAAYLLAVCLGSVSVFLDPLLYYYGSSQSRQKIKSVFWWRLGKTTLSNSNTETKSSFVSCEYSQAHVKVGIVST, from the exons ATGTCATCATCACACTGGAACGCACATCCTCCTCGCGCGCTCGAGGCACACCTCAGAGCAGACCGAGCTGTTATATGTTCATATAGCGACTCACGACTTTTCAAAACTGCTTTCTTCAGTTTGAAGAGTTTGTTTTACTTTCGAACTAAATTATACTTTTTGTTTTACAAACGGGCAGCAGAAACGGACGTTATGGAAATCAGAACTATCTTGTTTGTAATTCTAAATGCGCACACATGCACTGCCATCTTTAACG TTAGTGCTGAAGACAGTTTAGCTGAAAATACAACAATTGTTCAGCCGGCTTATCCACAGGATCTTCATGAGAAACCCAGAAATG GCCCCTCTGGACGCAGTTTTCATATTCAGCATCACTATGAAACCCAGACTTATGAGCCGATTGACTTCAATATGGATGAGACATCGCCTGACTCTTATttatttccaaatgaaactcgTAAAG gtCGGGTTACAGAGACACGCCAACAAGCGTCCCTATCTAATAAAGGAGGACATCCATGTAATGTCACTGATCTGAATGGAACAAAATGCAACCAGACTCTAGTCCTGATACTCAAGATCTCAAAAGAAGCTGTTGATTTCCTCAAAGGCCCAGTGGTCACACGCATCATGCCCTCATtctacatcatcatcatcctcattagTTTGCCCCTGAATGCTTTGGCCTTGGTAACATTCACCTGTAAGATTCGAGAGAAGAAACCAGCTGTGATCTACATGTCTCACCTGGCGTGTGTGGACCTGCTCTTCACCCTGCTGCTGCCTCTGAAGATCCACTACCAGCTGAACGCTTCAGATTGGGTGTTCGGTGAGGCGGTGTGTCGTGTGATCAGTGCAGCTTACTACTGCTACATGTACTGCTCCATACTGCTGATGATGTGCATAAGTGTGGACAGGCTGCTGGCCGTGGTGTTTCCCGTTGCCTCTCTGACCTGGAGGAAAGCAAGGAATGCCTCATTCATATGCACATTAGTCTGGCTGCTGGCGATCGCTGGTACTGTGCCACTTCTCTCAGTGAAACAAACATTCAAGATCAAGCATGTGGGTGTCACATGCCATGATGCTCTGATACATGATGACCCTACGGATCAGCTGTACATGTACCTGTTCTTCATCCTCTCCTGCCTCTACTACTTTGTGCCACTTATTGTCACCTTAGTGAGTTATTCCATCATCATATATGCGCTTCGTACCAAGTCTAATCAATTTACTAAATCCTCATCACTCTCAGATAAAAAAAGGAGAGCTGTGATTATGGCTATTGTCGTGCTGATGGTGTTTGTGATGTGCTTTGCTCCAACCAATGGCATCCTGTTGTACCACTGTGTTCAATTAGCTCAAATGAACAGCAGGAAGGAAGACTCATCATATGTGGCAACTATTCCTGAAATCAACACCAAGATGGGAGATTCTTCATATGCGGCTTACCTGTTGGCTGTGTGTTTGGGGAGTGTAAGTGTTTTTCTGGACCCTCTTCTGTACTATTACGGCTCGTCTCAGAGCAGACAGAAGATCAAGTCTGTGTTTTGGTGGAGATTGGGGAAAACCACCTTATCAAATTCAAACACTGAGACAAAATCCTCTTTTGTGAGTTGTGAGTACAGCCAGGCGCACGTTAAGGTGGGAATTGTTTCAACATAG